A single Streptomyces mirabilis DNA region contains:
- a CDS encoding carboxyl transferase domain-containing protein, with the protein MHEAPELTSAADPASEAWRANEAAHRALGEELRAKLAEARLGGGERARERHTARGKLLPRERVDTLLDPGSPFLELAPLAAHGMYDGQAPAAGVIAGIGRVSGRECVIVANDATVKGGTYYPMTVKKHLRAQEVALENRLPCVYLVDSGGAFLPMQDEVFPDREHFGRIFYNQARMSGAGIPQIAAVLGSCTAGGAYVPAMSDEAVIVRNQGTIFLGGPPLVKAATGEVVTAEELGGGEVHARVSGVTDHLAEDDAHALRIVRNIAATLPARGPLPWAVEQSVEPKVDPYGLYGAVPVDSRTPYDVREVIARVVDGSRFAEFKAEFGQTLVTGFARIHGHPVGIVANNGILFSESAQKGAHFIELCDQRGIPLVFLQNISGFMVGRQYEAGGIAKHGAKMVTAVACTRVPKLTVVIGGSYGAGNYSMCGRAYSPRFLWMWPGAKISVMGGEQAASVLATVKRDQLEARGDSWPAEDEDAFKAPIRAQYERQGSAYYATARLWDDGVIDPLETRQVLGLALTACANAPLGDPQFGVFRM; encoded by the coding sequence ATGCACGAAGCACCGGAGCTGACGAGCGCGGCAGATCCCGCGTCGGAGGCCTGGCGGGCCAACGAGGCGGCCCATCGCGCCCTCGGCGAGGAGCTGCGCGCCAAGCTCGCCGAGGCGCGCCTCGGCGGCGGTGAGCGGGCCCGGGAGCGCCACACCGCGCGCGGGAAACTGCTCCCGCGCGAGCGCGTGGACACACTCCTCGACCCGGGCTCGCCCTTCCTCGAGCTGGCCCCGCTGGCCGCCCACGGGATGTACGACGGGCAGGCTCCGGCCGCGGGGGTGATCGCCGGGATCGGCAGGGTCAGCGGTCGCGAGTGCGTGATCGTCGCCAACGACGCCACCGTCAAGGGCGGCACGTACTACCCGATGACCGTGAAGAAGCACCTGCGGGCACAAGAGGTGGCGCTCGAGAACCGCCTCCCCTGTGTCTATCTCGTCGACTCCGGAGGCGCCTTCCTGCCCATGCAGGACGAGGTCTTCCCGGACCGCGAGCACTTCGGGCGGATCTTCTACAACCAGGCACGGATGTCGGGGGCGGGCATCCCGCAGATCGCCGCGGTCCTCGGCTCGTGCACGGCCGGCGGCGCGTATGTCCCGGCGATGAGCGACGAGGCCGTGATCGTGCGCAATCAGGGCACGATCTTCCTCGGCGGGCCCCCCTTGGTGAAGGCCGCCACCGGCGAGGTCGTCACCGCCGAGGAGCTGGGCGGCGGCGAGGTCCACGCGCGTGTGTCGGGCGTCACCGACCACCTCGCGGAGGACGACGCGCACGCGCTGCGGATCGTACGGAACATCGCGGCCACACTCCCCGCGCGCGGACCCCTCCCCTGGGCGGTCGAGCAGTCCGTCGAGCCCAAGGTGGATCCGTACGGGCTGTACGGCGCGGTGCCCGTCGACTCCCGCACCCCCTACGACGTACGCGAGGTCATCGCGCGCGTGGTGGACGGCTCGCGCTTCGCCGAGTTCAAGGCGGAGTTCGGACAGACCCTGGTCACCGGCTTCGCGCGCATCCACGGACATCCGGTCGGGATCGTCGCCAACAACGGCATCCTGTTCTCCGAGTCCGCCCAGAAGGGCGCCCACTTCATCGAGCTGTGCGACCAGCGCGGCATCCCCCTGGTGTTCCTGCAGAACATCTCGGGCTTCATGGTGGGGCGCCAGTACGAGGCCGGTGGCATCGCCAAGCACGGCGCCAAGATGGTCACGGCCGTCGCCTGCACCCGCGTGCCCAAGCTGACCGTGGTGATCGGCGGTTCGTACGGCGCGGGCAACTACTCGATGTGCGGCCGGGCGTACTCGCCGCGCTTCCTGTGGATGTGGCCCGGCGCCAAGATCTCCGTGATGGGCGGCGAGCAGGCCGCGTCCGTCCTCGCGACCGTCAAGCGCGACCAGCTGGAGGCACGGGGGGACTCCTGGCCCGCCGAGGACGAGGACGCCTTCAAGGCCCCGATCCGCGCCCAGTACGAGCGGCAGGGCAGCGCCTACTACGCGACGGCCCGCCTCTGGGACGACGGCGTGATCGACCCGCTGGAGACCCGGCAGGTGCTGGGGCTCGCACTGACCGCCTGCGCCAACGCGCCACTGGGTGACCCCCAGTTCGGCGTCTTCCGGATGTGA
- a CDS encoding acetyl-CoA carboxylase biotin carboxylase subunit: protein MFDTVLVANRGEIAVRVIRTLRALGVRSVAVFSDADAVARHVREADTAVRIGPAPAAESYLSVERLLEAAARTGAQAVHPGYGFLAENASFARACAEAGLVFIGPPADAIALMGDKIRAKETVKAAGVPVVPGSSGSGLTDAELGEAAREIGMPVLLKPSAGGGGKGMRLVRDASALGDEIAAARREARASFGDDTLLVERWVDRPRHIEIQVLADGHGNVVHLGERECSLQRRHQKIIEEAPSVLLDAGTRAAMGEAAVQAARSCGYEGAGTVEFIVPGSDPSSYYFMEMNTRLQVEHPVTELVTGLDLVEWQLRVAAGERLPYGQEDITLTGHAVEARICAEDPARGFLPSGGTVLALHEPQGDGVRTDSGLSEGTEVGSLYDPMLSKVIAYGPDRATALRKLRAALAETVTLGVQTNAGFLRRLLAHPAVVAGDLDTGLVEREAEGLLSGCGDVPEEVYDAAAAVRLSSLAPAEGGWTDPFSVPSGWRLGGEPAPVVFHLRAPGLEPVAHRPRGTSTVTPGQVSVTLDGVRHTFHRAGDWIGREGDAWHVRDHDPVAASLTGAAHAGMDSLTAPMPGTVTVVKVAVGDEVIAGQSLLVVEAMKMEHVVSAPHAGTVSELDVTPGTTVAMDQVLAVITPYEETTPYEETT from the coding sequence ATGTTCGACACAGTGCTTGTGGCCAACCGGGGCGAGATCGCCGTACGCGTCATCCGCACCCTGCGCGCGCTCGGCGTCCGCTCGGTCGCCGTCTTCTCCGACGCGGACGCCGTCGCCCGGCATGTGCGCGAGGCGGACACGGCGGTACGGATCGGTCCGGCGCCGGCCGCCGAGAGCTATCTGTCGGTGGAGCGGCTCCTCGAAGCCGCCGCTCGCACCGGGGCCCAGGCGGTGCACCCCGGGTACGGCTTCCTCGCCGAGAACGCCTCGTTCGCGCGCGCGTGCGCCGAGGCCGGGCTCGTCTTCATCGGCCCGCCCGCGGACGCGATCGCGCTGATGGGCGACAAGATCCGCGCCAAGGAGACGGTGAAGGCGGCCGGCGTCCCGGTCGTTCCCGGCTCGTCCGGCAGTGGGCTCACGGACGCGGAACTCGGCGAGGCCGCACGGGAGATCGGCATGCCCGTGCTGCTCAAGCCGTCGGCGGGCGGTGGCGGCAAGGGCATGCGGCTGGTGCGGGACGCATCGGCGCTGGGCGACGAGATCGCCGCCGCCCGCCGCGAGGCCCGCGCCTCCTTCGGCGACGACACCCTCCTCGTCGAGCGCTGGGTCGACCGCCCCCGGCACATCGAGATCCAGGTCCTCGCCGACGGCCACGGCAACGTCGTCCACCTGGGCGAGCGCGAGTGCTCCCTCCAGCGCCGCCACCAGAAGATCATCGAAGAGGCGCCGAGCGTGCTCCTCGACGCCGGCACCCGCGCCGCGATGGGCGAGGCGGCGGTCCAGGCGGCCCGCTCCTGCGGGTACGAGGGCGCGGGCACGGTCGAGTTCATCGTCCCCGGCTCCGACCCGTCGTCGTACTACTTCATGGAGATGAACACCCGCCTCCAGGTGGAGCACCCGGTCACCGAACTGGTCACGGGGCTCGACCTGGTGGAGTGGCAGCTGCGGGTCGCCGCGGGCGAGCGACTGCCCTACGGGCAGGAGGACATCACCCTCACCGGGCACGCGGTGGAGGCACGCATCTGCGCCGAGGACCCCGCACGCGGCTTCCTGCCGTCCGGCGGCACGGTCCTCGCCCTGCACGAACCCCAGGGTGACGGCGTGCGCACCGACTCGGGGCTGAGCGAGGGCACGGAGGTCGGTTCGCTCTACGACCCGATGCTGTCCAAGGTGATCGCGTACGGGCCCGACCGCGCGACCGCGCTGCGGAAGCTGCGCGCCGCCCTCGCGGAGACGGTCACGCTCGGCGTGCAGACCAACGCCGGGTTCCTGCGCCGGCTGCTGGCCCATCCGGCGGTGGTGGCGGGGGACCTGGACACCGGGTTGGTGGAGCGGGAGGCGGAAGGGCTGCTCTCCGGCTGCGGTGACGTACCGGAGGAGGTGTACGACGCCGCTGCCGCGGTACGGCTGTCGTCGCTGGCTCCGGCGGAGGGCGGCTGGACCGACCCCTTCTCGGTGCCAAGCGGTTGGCGCCTCGGCGGCGAACCCGCACCCGTGGTGTTCCACCTGCGCGCGCCGGGACTCGAACCCGTCGCTCACCGTCCGCGAGGCACGAGCACCGTCACCCCCGGCCAGGTCTCCGTCACCCTCGACGGCGTACGCCACACCTTCCACCGCGCCGGCGACTGGATCGGCCGCGAGGGTGACGCCTGGCATGTGCGCGACCACGACCCGGTGGCCGCCTCCCTCACCGGCGCGGCACACGCCGGGATGGACTCGCTCACCGCGCCCATGCCCGGCACGGTGACCGTCGTGAAGGTGGCCGTGGGCGACGAGGTGATCGCGGGACAGAGCCTGTTGGTGGTCGAGGCGATGAAGATGGAGCACGTCGTCTCCGCCCCGCACGCCGGGACAGTCAGCGAGCTGGACGTCACTCCGGGCACCACGGTCGCCATGGACCAGGTGCTGGCCGTGATCACGCCGTACGAGGAGACGACACCGTACGAGGAGACGACATGA
- a CDS encoding acyl-CoA dehydrogenase family protein, with product MRRTVFNEDHEAFRETLRAFIEAEVVPVYDEWFAAGQAPRDFYYKLAELGIFGIRVDEEHGGAGIDSYKFEAVMYEETARAGVQFGGSGVHVLLGLPYIKMLATDEQKKRFLPKFVSAEEMWALAMTEPGTGSDLAGMKTTAKLSEDGTHYVLNGAKTFITGGVHADRVIVCARTSAPTAEDRRFGISLFAVDTKSEGYSVGRKLDKLGLKTSDTAELAFVDVKVPVEDLLGEENKGFYYLGHNLASERWGIAFGAYAQAKAAVRFAKEYVKERTVFGKPVAHFQNTKFELAACQAEVDAAEAVVDRALEALDAGELTPAEAASAKLFCTEVAHRVIDRCLQLHGGYGFMNEYPIARLYADNRVNRIYGGTSEIMKSIIAKDMGL from the coding sequence GTGCGCCGTACGGTGTTCAACGAGGATCACGAGGCGTTCCGGGAGACCCTGCGGGCCTTCATAGAGGCCGAGGTCGTTCCCGTCTACGACGAGTGGTTCGCCGCGGGCCAGGCGCCGCGCGACTTCTACTACAAGCTCGCCGAGCTCGGTATCTTCGGCATCCGTGTCGACGAGGAGCACGGCGGCGCCGGCATCGACTCGTACAAGTTCGAAGCCGTGATGTACGAGGAGACGGCCCGCGCGGGCGTCCAGTTCGGCGGCTCCGGTGTGCACGTGCTGCTCGGCCTGCCGTACATCAAGATGCTCGCCACCGACGAGCAGAAGAAGCGGTTCCTGCCGAAGTTCGTCTCCGCCGAGGAGATGTGGGCCCTCGCGATGACCGAGCCGGGCACCGGCTCCGACCTCGCGGGCATGAAGACCACCGCGAAGCTCTCCGAGGACGGCACGCACTACGTCCTCAACGGCGCCAAGACCTTCATCACCGGTGGCGTGCACGCCGACCGCGTCATCGTCTGCGCCCGCACCTCCGCGCCGACCGCCGAGGACCGCCGCTTCGGCATCTCCCTCTTCGCCGTCGACACCAAGTCCGAGGGCTACTCCGTCGGCCGCAAGCTCGACAAGCTCGGCCTGAAGACCTCCGACACCGCCGAGCTGGCGTTCGTCGACGTGAAGGTCCCGGTCGAGGACCTGCTCGGCGAGGAGAACAAGGGCTTCTACTACCTCGGCCACAACCTCGCCTCCGAGCGCTGGGGCATCGCCTTCGGCGCCTACGCGCAGGCCAAGGCGGCCGTCCGGTTCGCCAAGGAGTACGTGAAGGAGCGCACCGTCTTCGGCAAGCCGGTCGCGCACTTCCAGAACACCAAGTTCGAGCTGGCCGCCTGCCAGGCCGAGGTGGACGCCGCCGAGGCCGTCGTCGACCGCGCGCTCGAAGCCCTCGACGCGGGTGAGCTCACCCCCGCCGAGGCCGCCAGCGCCAAGCTGTTCTGCACCGAGGTCGCGCACCGCGTCATCGACCGCTGCCTCCAGCTGCACGGCGGCTACGGCTTCATGAACGAGTACCCGATCGCCCGCCTGTACGCGGACAACCGCGTCAACCGCATCTACGGCGGCACCAGCGAGATCATGAAGTCGATCATCGCCAAGGACATGGGCCTGTAA
- a CDS encoding cation diffusion facilitator family transporter codes for MAMTEAGAGQQDDDGGGGGESTFTVIVAALANLGIAVAKAVAGVISGSSAMLSEAAHSVADTVTEVLLLTALKRSEKPADEDHPLGYGPERYIWAMLAAVATFVGGAVFSLYDGIHTLVAGEEPGDPLVSYIVLAVAFLLESFSLRTGVRQARGEAERMGAPFKRYLRYTPDTAVKAVVLEDSAALIGLVLAAGGLLGGQLTGSGVWDGIASLCIGLLLLYVAWVLGRSNAELLIGRPLPKPMRERIRAELLAVEHVEAVLELTTLVQGPREALVAAKVDFRDVSTAAQIEWACEQAEARLREAFPVVSRVYLDPTPGYAQRRHEGLNPWP; via the coding sequence ATGGCCATGACTGAAGCGGGAGCCGGACAGCAGGACGACGACGGCGGCGGGGGCGGCGAGAGCACCTTCACCGTGATCGTCGCCGCCCTCGCCAATCTGGGGATCGCGGTGGCCAAGGCGGTCGCGGGCGTCATCAGCGGATCGAGCGCGATGCTGTCCGAGGCCGCGCACTCGGTGGCCGACACGGTCACCGAGGTGCTGCTGCTCACCGCGCTGAAGCGCAGCGAGAAACCGGCCGACGAGGACCACCCGCTCGGCTACGGCCCGGAACGTTACATCTGGGCGATGCTCGCCGCCGTCGCCACTTTCGTCGGCGGCGCGGTGTTCTCCCTCTACGACGGCATTCACACCCTCGTCGCGGGCGAGGAGCCGGGCGACCCCCTCGTCTCGTACATCGTGCTCGCGGTCGCCTTCCTGCTGGAGAGCTTCTCCCTGCGCACCGGCGTACGCCAGGCGCGCGGGGAGGCGGAGCGTATGGGGGCGCCCTTCAAGCGCTACCTCCGGTACACCCCGGACACCGCCGTGAAGGCCGTGGTCCTGGAGGACTCGGCAGCGCTGATCGGCCTCGTCCTCGCGGCGGGCGGCCTGCTCGGCGGACAGCTCACCGGCTCCGGCGTCTGGGACGGCATCGCGTCTCTCTGCATCGGTCTCCTGCTGCTGTACGTCGCCTGGGTCCTCGGCCGCTCCAACGCCGAGCTGCTGATCGGCCGCCCCCTCCCCAAGCCGATGCGGGAGCGGATCCGGGCCGAACTGCTCGCCGTGGAGCACGTGGAGGCCGTACTGGAGCTCACGACCCTCGTGCAGGGGCCGCGCGAGGCGCTGGTCGCTGCCAAGGTCGACTTCAGGGACGTCTCCACCGCCGCCCAGATCGAATGGGCCTGTGAACAGGCGGAGGCCCGACTGCGGGAGGCGTTCCCCGTGGTGAGCCGGGTGTACCTCGACCCGACACCGGGGTACGCCCAGCGCCGCCACGAGGGACTGAACCCCTGGCCGTGA
- the tesB gene encoding acyl-CoA thioesterase II translates to MSQALESLLDLLDLERIEQDIFRGQSRSAVVPRVFGGQVAAQALVAAGRTVPEDRHAHSLHAYFLRAGDPGAPIVYTVDRIRDGRSFTTRRVVAIQHGQPIFHLSASFQTYEEGMEHQAEMPSAPDPETLPTAAELLPLYADVIKDPLVVERLLEARESVDLRYVDAPPYGTVGETREPHSQVWFRTNGKLSDDPLLHVVLATYVSDMTLLDSILLAHGRGGWVTGDVVGASLDHAMWFHRPFRADEWLLYDQESPSASGGRGLGQARIYTQDGRLAISVIQEGVVRIPR, encoded by the coding sequence ATGAGTCAGGCACTTGAGTCCCTGCTCGATCTGCTCGACCTCGAGCGGATCGAGCAGGACATCTTCCGCGGCCAGTCCCGCTCCGCCGTCGTCCCGCGCGTCTTCGGCGGGCAGGTGGCGGCGCAGGCACTGGTGGCCGCCGGGCGCACGGTCCCCGAGGACCGGCACGCGCACTCCCTGCACGCGTACTTCCTGCGTGCGGGGGACCCCGGCGCGCCCATCGTGTACACGGTGGACCGCATCCGCGACGGGCGCTCCTTCACCACCCGCCGCGTCGTCGCCATCCAGCACGGACAGCCGATCTTCCACCTCTCCGCGTCCTTCCAGACGTACGAGGAGGGCATGGAGCACCAGGCCGAGATGCCGTCCGCGCCCGACCCCGAGACGCTGCCCACGGCCGCCGAACTGCTGCCGCTGTACGCCGATGTCATCAAGGACCCCCTCGTCGTCGAACGGCTCCTCGAAGCGCGTGAGTCCGTCGACCTGCGTTACGTCGACGCGCCTCCGTACGGCACGGTCGGCGAGACCCGCGAACCGCACTCCCAGGTGTGGTTCCGCACGAACGGCAAGCTGTCCGACGATCCCCTCCTGCACGTCGTCCTCGCCACCTATGTCTCCGACATGACGCTCCTCGACTCGATCCTGCTCGCGCACGGGCGCGGTGGCTGGGTGACCGGGGACGTCGTCGGGGCCTCGCTGGACCACGCGATGTGGTTCCACCGGCCTTTCCGCGCCGACGAATGGCTGCTGTACGACCAGGAGTCGCCGTCCGCCTCCGGAGGCCGCGGCCTCGGCCAGGCCCGCATCTACACCCAGGACGGACGGCTGGCCATTTCGGTGATCCAGGAGGGTGTGGTCCGTATCCCCCGGTAG
- a CDS encoding FtsX-like permease family protein encodes MREFLLGLRLLLGAGRGNRVRFLLMAAGGSLGVCCLALVLTIPAILDAHDGRAAARALRTSAARTPSAPLVLERSDPHGSKAFTRIFVAPGTGKDTTAEAPPGLPRLPAPGEVFVSPRVHDLLRAEPALKGLLPGTERGLIGGAGLTDPDELYAYVGTTRAELAHKGRSLTGFDLGYAPTPAVDPSTLTILRFALATLVLLPLGVFLSVCARLSAASRTRRLAALRLLGLSAKGTQRVNAAETVVAALFGALLGLGEYWVLNQVMSRTGLPDLKWYPADGALSASTIAICLLGCPALAWFVGRASARTAAANPLAARRTAVPRPPSKWGGLLLVTGLGIVSGYSVTGLTAHPASSDGPSALLVPAGVLLTGGGLVLTLPLLTYALARGLADRTRSLTLNLAMRRNEVEPGSTMRVVTGLVLLVYAASLAQGILIEENQVTRPDSPAQDYSIALSGLTDRQQHDLASVQGVRAHALTMDSWTDPRYSGSAVQSRATALVATCAQLTELVRHSEGCVDGRVLRLTDPDTAADPGVRAGATFPYRFQQGGRQKTLSITLPSAAIAYRAYDPSAVGGAAVLVPPSALPADARPASAQYVLTSDSQPDTVRRVLDGIGAVAPTADVNPIGVNIDGLQQIAVIETLLALGMVMGLAIGIAAFLVSVTDRAVERRAHITALSLIGARARTLRAVQCAQVVLPLGIGLALALVAGKLAESSYLVTGGGAVFWDGAGLAPLALVAVGAVAVAALGTLPLVGRRVNPELIRRD; translated from the coding sequence GTGAGGGAGTTCCTGCTCGGACTGCGGCTGCTGCTCGGCGCCGGTCGCGGCAACCGCGTACGTTTTCTGCTGATGGCGGCCGGCGGCTCCCTCGGCGTGTGCTGCCTGGCCCTGGTCCTCACCATCCCGGCGATCCTCGATGCCCACGACGGACGGGCCGCCGCCCGGGCCCTGCGGACCTCCGCCGCCCGCACGCCGAGCGCGCCCCTCGTCCTGGAACGCTCGGACCCGCACGGCTCCAAGGCGTTCACCCGCATCTTCGTCGCTCCCGGCACCGGGAAGGACACGACGGCAGAGGCTCCTCCCGGGCTGCCCCGGCTCCCCGCCCCCGGCGAGGTGTTCGTCTCCCCACGGGTCCACGATCTGCTGCGTGCCGAACCCGCCCTCAAAGGTCTGCTCCCGGGCACCGAGAGAGGCCTGATCGGCGGCGCGGGCCTCACCGACCCCGACGAGCTGTACGCGTACGTCGGCACCACCCGCGCCGAACTGGCCCACAAGGGGCGGTCGTTGACCGGCTTCGACCTCGGCTACGCGCCGACCCCCGCCGTCGACCCCTCCACCCTCACCATCCTCCGCTTCGCCCTCGCCACCCTGGTCCTGCTCCCCCTGGGCGTCTTCCTCTCCGTCTGCGCCCGGCTCTCCGCCGCCAGCCGCACCCGGCGTCTCGCCGCCCTGCGGCTGCTGGGCCTGAGCGCCAAGGGCACCCAGCGTGTGAACGCCGCGGAGACCGTCGTGGCGGCCCTGTTCGGCGCGCTGCTCGGGCTCGGCGAGTACTGGGTCCTCAACCAGGTGATGTCCAGGACCGGGCTGCCCGACCTGAAGTGGTACCCGGCGGACGGCGCCCTGTCCGCGTCCACGATCGCCATCTGCCTGCTCGGCTGCCCGGCGCTCGCCTGGTTCGTCGGCCGGGCGAGCGCGCGCACCGCGGCCGCCAACCCGCTGGCCGCACGCCGAACCGCCGTCCCGCGCCCCCCGTCGAAGTGGGGCGGCCTGCTGCTCGTCACCGGCCTGGGCATCGTCAGCGGCTACAGCGTGACCGGCCTCACCGCCCACCCGGCCTCCAGCGACGGCCCCTCCGCGCTGCTCGTCCCGGCGGGCGTCCTGCTGACCGGCGGCGGCCTCGTACTGACCCTGCCGCTCCTCACGTACGCCCTCGCCCGGGGTCTCGCCGACCGGACCCGCTCCCTGACCCTGAACCTGGCGATGCGCCGCAACGAGGTGGAGCCCGGCAGCACCATGCGGGTCGTCACCGGCCTCGTCCTGCTCGTGTACGCCGCCTCCCTCGCCCAGGGCATCCTGATCGAGGAGAACCAGGTCACCCGGCCGGACAGCCCCGCGCAGGACTACTCGATCGCACTGTCCGGCCTCACCGACCGCCAGCAGCACGACCTCGCCTCGGTGCAGGGTGTCCGCGCGCACGCGCTGACGATGGACTCCTGGACCGACCCGCGCTACTCCGGCTCCGCCGTCCAGTCACGGGCGACCGCCCTCGTCGCCACCTGCGCCCAACTGACGGAGCTGGTACGGCACTCAGAGGGCTGTGTGGACGGACGGGTGCTGCGGCTCACCGATCCCGATACGGCCGCGGACCCGGGCGTGCGCGCCGGGGCCACCTTCCCCTACCGCTTCCAGCAGGGTGGCCGGCAGAAGACCTTGTCGATCACCCTGCCGTCCGCCGCGATCGCCTATCGCGCGTACGACCCCTCGGCGGTCGGAGGTGCCGCCGTCCTCGTCCCGCCGTCCGCGCTGCCCGCCGACGCGCGCCCGGCCTCGGCGCAGTACGTGCTGACCAGCGATTCGCAGCCGGACACCGTCCGCCGCGTGCTGGACGGCATCGGAGCCGTGGCGCCGACCGCCGACGTCAACCCGATCGGCGTCAACATCGACGGGCTGCAGCAGATCGCCGTCATCGAAACGCTGCTGGCACTCGGCATGGTCATGGGTCTGGCCATCGGCATCGCGGCGTTCCTGGTCTCCGTGACGGACCGGGCCGTGGAGCGCCGCGCGCACATCACCGCGCTCTCCCTGATCGGGGCCCGTGCGAGAACCCTGCGAGCCGTGCAGTGCGCCCAGGTCGTGCTGCCGCTGGGCATCGGCCTGGCCCTGGCCCTCGTGGCGGGCAAGCTCGCCGAGTCCAGTTATCTCGTCACCGGCGGCGGTGCGGTGTTCTGGGACGGCGCCGGCCTCGCGCCGCTCGCTCTCGTCGCCGTGGGCGCGGTGGCGGTGGCCGCGCTCGGCACGCTCCCACTGGTCGGCCGCCGAGTGAACCCGGAGCTGATCCGCCGCGACTGA
- a CDS encoding TetR/AcrR family transcriptional regulator, whose amino-acid sequence MATRTDAPTRREQILKEAARLFAERGFHGVGVDEIGAAVGISGPGLYRHFAGKDAMLAELLVGISGQLLTGGKRRVAEADGGAEAVLDSLVEGHIDFALDDRPLITLHDRELDRLRDSDRKLVRQLQRQYVELWVEVVREVYPALTEPTARSAVHSVFGLLNSTPHLGRPGALPGRGVTAALLHRMARGAFAAAAGDAVL is encoded by the coding sequence ATGGCCACGAGAACCGACGCCCCCACCCGACGCGAGCAGATCCTCAAGGAGGCTGCCCGGCTCTTCGCCGAGCGCGGCTTCCACGGCGTCGGGGTGGACGAGATAGGAGCGGCGGTCGGCATCAGCGGCCCCGGTCTGTACCGGCACTTCGCGGGCAAGGACGCGATGCTCGCCGAGCTGCTGGTGGGGATCAGCGGGCAGCTGCTCACCGGCGGCAAGCGCCGGGTGGCGGAGGCCGACGGGGGCGCGGAGGCGGTCCTCGACTCGCTCGTCGAGGGGCACATCGACTTCGCGCTCGACGACCGTCCCCTGATCACCCTGCACGACCGCGAGCTGGACCGCCTGCGCGACAGCGACCGCAAGCTCGTACGGCAGTTGCAGCGGCAGTACGTCGAGCTGTGGGTGGAGGTCGTGCGCGAGGTGTATCCGGCCCTCACCGAACCCACCGCCCGCTCGGCGGTGCACTCGGTCTTCGGCCTTCTGAACTCGACACCCCACCTCGGGCGGCCCGGGGCGCTGCCGGGGCGCGGCGTGACGGCGGCCCTGCTGCACCGGATGGCGCGGGGCGCCTTCGCGGCGGCCGCCGGGGACGCCGTTCTTTGA
- a CDS encoding hydroxymethylglutaryl-CoA lyase: MSTPELGLPMVVPAPDLPARVRIYEVGARDGLQNEKATVPTEVKAEFVRRLADSGLTTIEATSFVHPKWVPQLADAEQLFPLVSDLGKSSGVHLPVLVPNERGLDRALALGARHVALFASATESFAKANLNRTVDESLAMFEPVVSRAKADKVHVRSYISMCFGDPWEGPVPIHQVVRVCKALMDMGCDELSLGDTIGVATPNHVQTLLAELNEEGVPTSALGVHFHDTYGQALANTLAALQHGVTTVDASAGGLGGCPYAKSATGNLATEDLVWMLQGLGIDTGVDLARLTATSVWMAERLGRPSPSRTVKALSHKE; the protein is encoded by the coding sequence ATGAGCACCCCCGAACTCGGCCTCCCCATGGTCGTACCGGCCCCGGACCTGCCCGCAAGGGTGCGGATCTACGAGGTCGGCGCGCGCGACGGGCTGCAGAACGAGAAGGCGACCGTGCCGACGGAGGTGAAGGCCGAGTTCGTCCGGCGCCTCGCGGACTCGGGCCTGACCACCATCGAGGCCACCAGCTTCGTCCACCCCAAGTGGGTGCCCCAGCTGGCGGACGCGGAGCAGTTGTTCCCGCTCGTGAGCGACCTGGGCAAGTCTTCGGGGGTGCACCTCCCGGTTCTCGTGCCCAACGAACGGGGTCTGGACCGGGCGCTGGCCCTCGGCGCCCGCCATGTCGCCCTGTTCGCCAGCGCGACGGAGTCCTTCGCGAAGGCGAACCTCAACCGGACCGTCGACGAGTCCCTGGCCATGTTCGAGCCGGTGGTGTCCCGGGCCAAGGCGGACAAGGTACATGTCCGCAGCTATATCTCGATGTGTTTCGGCGACCCCTGGGAGGGGCCAGTCCCCATCCACCAGGTCGTACGCGTCTGCAAGGCCTTGATGGACATGGGCTGCGACGAGCTGAGCCTCGGCGACACGATCGGCGTGGCGACGCCGAACCATGTGCAGACCCTCCTCGCCGAGCTGAACGAGGAGGGCGTGCCGACCAGCGCGCTCGGCGTGCACTTCCACGACACCTACGGCCAGGCGCTCGCCAACACCCTGGCCGCCCTCCAGCACGGCGTCACCACCGTCGACGCCTCCGCGGGAGGCCTCGGCGGCTGCCCCTACGCCAAGTCCGCCACCGGCAACCTCGCCACCGAAGACCTCGTATGGATGCTCCAGGGCCTCGGCATCGACACCGGTGTCGACCTCGCCCGCCTCACCGCCACCAGCGTGTGGATGGCCGAGCGACTGGGCCGACCCAGCCCGTCCCGCACGGTCAAAGCCCTCTCCCACAAGGAATGA